One Lycium barbarum isolate Lr01 chromosome 5, ASM1917538v2, whole genome shotgun sequence genomic window carries:
- the LOC132640310 gene encoding uncharacterized protein LOC132640310, whose amino-acid sequence MCFSAALALPSLANVEANSANCNSNWSGKDEDPNKSQPVQLSLPAYKWRLVIAYDGTRFSGWQYQQTTPTVQCILEEALTTTTKINRKELCLVGASRTDAGVHAWGQVAHFITPFNYDTLDSVHKAVNCLLPSDIRLREISPAVPEFHARFSVTSKVYCYQVYNSTIMDPFLRHYAYHSVYKLDAAVMRDAAKHFVGKHDFSAFANTSRNDRVPNPVKTIFRFDVVEKGPLLLLEVEGSGFLYRQVRNMVALLLQVGRQAVPPDIVAWILESRDRKELAKYTLLLPPHGLSLETIKYNEEHLILPADSPASSFGRHHSISKCKVLFV is encoded by the exons AATTGGAGTGGAAAGGATGAAGATCCAAATAAGAGTCAACCGGTGCAACTGTCATTACCAGCTTATAAATGGCGCTTAGTTATTGCTTACGATGGTACCAGATTTTCAG GATGGCAGTATCAGCAGACAACACCAACTGTACAGTGCATTCTGGAAGAAGCTCTGACTACAACCACAAAAATAAACCGCAAAGAACTTTGTTTAGTTGGTGCAAGTCGGACAGATGCAGGAGTTCATGCATGGGGTCAG GTGGCACATTTCATCACACCTTTCAACTATGATACACTAGACAGTGTTCACAAAGCTGTAAATTGTCTTCTTCCTTCTGACATCAGACTTAGAGAAATTAGCCCTGCTGTGCCTGAGTTTCATGCTCGTTTCTCTGTCACAAGCAAGGTATATTGCTATCAAGTATATAATTCCACTATCATGGACCCATTCTTGAGGCACTATGCTTACCATAGTGTGTATAAGCTCGATGCTGCTGTCATGAGAGATGCCGCAAAGCATTTTGTGGGGAAACATGACTTTTCTGCCTTCGCCAATACATCACGAAATGACCGAGTTCCAAATCCAGTGAAGACGATATTTCGCTTTGATGTTGTTGAAAAG GGACCTCTTTTGCTGCTTGAAGTTGAAGGATCTGGTTTCCTATATAGGCAAGTTCGGAACATG GTCGCTTTGTTGCTTCAAGTTGGAAGACAAGCAGTTCCACCAGATATTGTTGCTTGGATTTTGGAATCTCGTGATAGGAAGGAACTTGCAAAGTATACCTTGTTACTTCCACCTCATGGACTCAGTCTCGAGACTATCAAGTATAATGAAGAACATCTCATACTCCCAGCAGATTCCCCTGCTAGTAGTTTTGGTAGGCACCATAGTATAAGCAAATGTAAGGTGCTATTCGTTTGA